The proteins below come from a single Polynucleobacter necessarius genomic window:
- the ispE gene encoding 4-(cytidine 5'-diphospho)-2-C-methyl-D-erythritol kinase: MSESNSSSLNSLTLLSPAKLNLFLHIVGRRADGYHLLQSVFQLIDWCDTIHLKCIAEKEIRRINPLPGVKPEEDLVVRAAKLLQEAYQVNTGVEIDLQKEIPMGAGLGGGSSDAATTLIGLNALWNLQLDQKSLYEIGLKLGADVPFFIFGKNAFVEGIGEKLQEISLESRQFLVLFPNQGIATQRIFLDPELTRDHAQITMEGYLPSPWSTLSNDCQAGAMRICPEVKQALDWISQAVPGSEPRMSGSGSSVFAVLNPKTDLAKLENLLQTLPGGWKGRVVQGLNKNPAYNLISPD; the protein is encoded by the coding sequence ATGAGTGAAAGCAATTCCTCCTCATTAAACTCTTTAACACTGCTCTCACCAGCAAAACTGAATTTATTCCTCCATATTGTTGGAAGACGCGCTGATGGATACCATCTCCTACAGTCGGTATTTCAGTTAATCGACTGGTGCGACACCATTCATCTCAAATGTATTGCTGAAAAAGAAATTCGCCGTATCAACCCCTTACCTGGAGTAAAGCCAGAAGAAGATTTGGTTGTGAGGGCCGCCAAGCTTTTACAGGAAGCTTATCAAGTAAACACTGGTGTCGAGATTGATCTTCAAAAAGAAATCCCGATGGGTGCCGGATTGGGCGGGGGGTCATCCGACGCCGCTACAACCTTAATTGGTTTAAATGCCCTTTGGAATCTTCAGCTTGACCAAAAATCTCTTTACGAAATCGGACTCAAACTCGGCGCCGATGTGCCATTCTTCATTTTTGGCAAAAATGCCTTCGTCGAGGGAATTGGCGAAAAACTCCAAGAAATTTCCCTAGAAAGCCGTCAATTTTTGGTTCTCTTCCCCAATCAAGGCATCGCCACCCAGCGCATTTTCCTAGACCCCGAATTGACCCGAGATCACGCTCAGATTACAATGGAAGGCTATCTTCCATCGCCCTGGTCAACGCTTTCGAACGACTGCCAGGCGGGTGCGATGCGGATTTGTCCTGAAGTGAAGCAAGCTTTGGATTGGATTAGTCAGGCGGTTCCAGGCTCTGAGCCTCGGATGTCAGGCTCCGGAAGTAGCGTTTTTGCCGTCTTAAACCCTAAGACAGATCTCGCAAAACTGGAAAATCTTCTTCAAACTCTTCCCGGAGGGTGGAAAGGTCGGGTTGTTCAGGGGTTAAATAAAAATCCTGCTTACAATTTGATTTCTCCAGATTAA
- a CDS encoding ribose-phosphate pyrophosphokinase — protein MSATNSDLSTLFTGNANPVLAEAVAKELNLPLGKAFVGRFSDGEIQVEIQENVRGKNVVVIQSTCAPTNDSLMELMIMIDALKRASASRITAVIPYFGYARQDRRPRSARVAISARIVANMLQSVAGIERVLTMDLHADQIQGFFDIPVDNIYASPVLLADLQVQKTQKDLIVVSPDIGGVVRARAMAKQLRTDLAIIDKRRPKANVSEVMHLIGEVEGRHCVIMDDIIDTGGTLCKAAEALKERGAKGVTAYCTHAVLSGGAVARIAASELDELVVTDTIPLTAEAAKVAKIRQLSVAPLLAETLSRISRGDSVMSMFAE, from the coding sequence ATGTCCGCAACAAACTCCGATTTATCGACTTTATTTACAGGCAACGCAAATCCGGTTTTGGCAGAGGCTGTCGCCAAAGAGCTGAATTTGCCTTTGGGCAAAGCATTTGTAGGGCGCTTCTCCGACGGAGAGATTCAAGTAGAAATTCAAGAAAACGTGCGCGGCAAAAATGTCGTTGTTATTCAGTCAACCTGTGCGCCGACAAATGACAGCTTGATGGAACTGATGATCATGATTGATGCGTTAAAACGCGCATCAGCGAGTCGCATTACCGCAGTAATACCTTACTTCGGCTATGCACGTCAGGATCGTCGACCACGCTCTGCTCGAGTTGCCATCTCGGCACGCATCGTAGCAAACATGCTTCAATCCGTTGCTGGTATTGAGCGCGTCCTCACAATGGACTTGCATGCCGACCAAATTCAGGGCTTCTTCGACATCCCAGTTGACAATATTTATGCTTCACCAGTTCTCCTAGCTGACCTTCAAGTTCAGAAAACCCAAAAAGACTTAATTGTGGTTTCGCCTGACATTGGGGGCGTTGTTCGCGCCCGCGCGATGGCAAAACAATTGCGCACTGATTTAGCGATTATTGATAAACGTCGCCCTAAGGCAAATGTTTCCGAAGTAATGCACCTTATCGGAGAGGTAGAAGGTCGCCACTGCGTCATCATGGATGACATCATCGATACTGGTGGAACCCTCTGTAAAGCTGCTGAAGCACTCAAAGAGCGCGGTGCAAAAGGGGTTACCGCTTACTGTACCCACGCCGTACTTTCAGGCGGCGCTGTTGCTCGTATTGCCGCCTCTGAATTAGACGAACTCGTTGTTACTGACACTATTCCATTAACAGCAGAAGCTGCAAAAGTAGCCAAAATCCGCCAATTATCAGTAGCGCCATTGCTGGCAGAGACCCTATCGCGTATCAGCAGGGGCGACTCTGTCATGTCAATGTTTGCCGAATAA
- a CDS encoding 50S ribosomal protein L25/general stress protein Ctc produces MKVVAFERSVQGTGASRRLRNSGKTPGIVYDSKDPAMVIELDHNALFHALRKEAFHSSILDLEVSGKTQKVLLRDYQMHPFKPLVLHIDFQRVSATEKVHMRVPLHFTNADTSAAVKLQGAVVSHILNELEVSCLPADLPEFIEIDLSNIEVGHSIHAKDVTLPKGVSLVLHVEQENPVIANARIPAVKAAETEEAAPAAAPAADAKDKA; encoded by the coding sequence ATGAAAGTTGTAGCCTTTGAAAGAAGCGTACAGGGAACGGGTGCGAGCCGCCGTCTGCGCAATTCCGGAAAAACTCCGGGAATCGTTTACGATAGTAAAGATCCAGCCATGGTAATCGAGTTAGACCATAACGCGTTATTCCATGCTCTCCGTAAAGAAGCATTTCACTCATCTATCTTGGATTTGGAAGTTAGCGGAAAAACACAAAAAGTGTTGTTACGTGACTACCAGATGCATCCATTCAAGCCATTGGTTTTGCACATTGACTTCCAGCGCGTTTCCGCAACTGAGAAAGTGCATATGCGCGTTCCATTGCACTTCACCAATGCCGACACTTCGGCAGCCGTAAAATTGCAAGGCGCTGTTGTGAGTCATATCCTCAATGAACTTGAAGTTTCTTGCTTACCAGCAGACTTGCCAGAGTTTATTGAAATAGACTTAAGCAACATTGAAGTTGGTCACTCTATTCATGCAAAAGACGTTACATTGCCAAAAGGTGTTAGCTTGGTATTGCACGTTGAACAAGAAAACCCTGTTATTGCAAACGCACGTATTCCAGCTGTTAAAGCCGCTGAGACTGAAGAAGCTGCTCCAGCAGCCGCTCCTGCTGCTGATGCAAAGGATAAGGCTTAA
- the pth gene encoding aminoacyl-tRNA hydrolase produces MTKLIVGLGNPGDKHEEDRHNAGFWFVDALAKQLNTRFESEKRFHGKVAKAKWNGEDLFLLKPVTYMNLSGQAVGALCRFHKILPANILVVQDELDLKPGTARIKLGGGTGGHNGLKDIQAHLSTPNYWRFRLGIGHPRDLAGDGRPMDVADYVLRRPQLAEQKLIETSVENGLKILPLFLKGDTQAAMLELHSKG; encoded by the coding sequence ATGACAAAATTAATTGTTGGCTTAGGCAATCCTGGCGACAAACACGAAGAAGATCGGCACAATGCTGGTTTCTGGTTTGTTGACGCCCTCGCCAAGCAACTTAACACGCGTTTTGAATCTGAAAAACGCTTTCATGGAAAAGTAGCAAAAGCAAAATGGAATGGTGAGGATCTTTTTTTGCTGAAGCCCGTCACTTACATGAACCTCAGCGGACAAGCTGTTGGAGCTCTTTGTCGCTTTCACAAAATACTACCAGCGAATATCCTGGTCGTTCAAGATGAACTAGACCTCAAGCCTGGGACAGCGCGCATCAAACTCGGTGGCGGCACTGGTGGACACAACGGTTTAAAAGATATTCAAGCACACCTAAGCACTCCAAATTACTGGCGCTTCCGTTTAGGCATTGGACACCCTCGAGATTTAGCGGGCGATGGACGACCCATGGATGTGGCTGATTACGTGTTACGCCGACCACAACTCGCCGAGCAAAAGTTAATTGAAACCAGCGTTGAAAACGGATTAAAAATACTACCGTTATTTCTCAAGGGCGATACTCAAGCCGCTATGCTGGAACTGCACTCAAAAGGCTAA